A stretch of Paracoccus sp. N5 DNA encodes these proteins:
- a CDS encoding bifunctional tRNA (adenosine(37)-N6)-threonylcarbamoyltransferase complex ATPase subunit type 1 TsaE/phosphotransferase has protein sequence MTLLATLDLADADLTACLARVMAAVLKPGDVIALQGPVGAGKTHFARAFIRARQGEAAEDVPSPTFTLVQTYADPLGTEIWHADLYRLTHPEELTELGLDEAMQGGIVLVEWPDHGSALPDPLTVGLDPDADDPDLRRITLSGAEPRWGFAARLPSLARLIHRAGWAGARLVPLAGDASSRRYFRLIDGGRSAVLMDAAPGTTDGYVAMTQWLRHRDFHAPEILAADQHEGLLLLEDLGDDLVARVLAAEPALAPRVYDRMTDLLVALHRHQPPDFVLRLDGPELARQVGLFAEYYPAAAGTPGFGAEIAPAIEALHGALCADAPPVLGLRDFHAENLVWRGDAPLGLLDFQDAVAVHPAYDLVSALQDARRDVAPEVEAAQIDRYIAAAGVDGARFRAAYALLGAQRNLRILGIFTRLAQREGKRRYLAFMPRVWDAIQRDLAHPALAPLAEAMAGIPAPTPEVIERIAG, from the coding sequence ATGACCCTGCTTGCGACGCTTGATCTTGCCGATGCCGATCTGACCGCCTGCCTGGCGCGGGTGATGGCTGCGGTCCTGAAACCCGGCGACGTGATCGCCCTGCAAGGCCCGGTCGGCGCCGGCAAGACACATTTCGCCCGCGCCTTCATCCGGGCCCGCCAGGGCGAGGCGGCCGAGGACGTGCCGAGCCCGACCTTCACCCTGGTCCAGACCTATGCCGATCCGCTGGGGACCGAGATCTGGCACGCCGACCTCTATCGCCTGACCCATCCCGAGGAATTGACCGAGCTGGGCCTGGACGAGGCGATGCAGGGCGGCATCGTGCTGGTCGAATGGCCCGACCATGGCAGCGCCCTGCCCGACCCGCTGACCGTCGGCCTCGACCCCGATGCCGACGATCCCGACCTGCGCCGGATCACGCTTTCGGGCGCCGAGCCGCGCTGGGGCTTTGCCGCCCGCCTGCCCAGCCTTGCCCGGCTGATCCACCGCGCCGGCTGGGCGGGTGCGCGGCTGGTGCCGCTGGCGGGCGACGCCTCGTCGCGGCGCTATTTCCGGCTGATCGACGGGGGGCGCAGCGCCGTGCTGATGGATGCCGCGCCCGGCACCACCGACGGCTATGTCGCCATGACGCAATGGCTGCGGCATCGCGATTTCCACGCGCCCGAGATCCTGGCCGCCGACCAGCACGAGGGGCTTCTGCTGCTGGAGGACCTTGGCGACGACCTGGTGGCCCGGGTGCTCGCGGCCGAGCCGGCACTGGCGCCGCGGGTCTATGACCGCATGACCGACCTGCTGGTCGCCCTGCATCGCCATCAGCCGCCGGATTTCGTCCTGCGCCTCGACGGGCCGGAACTGGCGCGGCAGGTCGGGCTTTTCGCCGAATACTACCCCGCCGCCGCCGGCACGCCGGGCTTCGGCGCCGAGATCGCGCCGGCCATCGAGGCGCTGCATGGCGCGCTTTGTGCCGATGCGCCGCCGGTGCTGGGGTTGCGCGACTTCCACGCCGAAAACCTGGTCTGGCGGGGCGACGCGCCGCTGGGCCTGCTGGACTTCCAGGACGCGGTGGCCGTGCATCCGGCCTATGATCTGGTCTCGGCCCTGCAGGACGCCCGCCGCGACGTGGCGCCCGAGGTCGAGGCGGCGCAGATCGACCGCTATATCGCCGCGGCCGGGGTCGATGGCGCGCGCTTCCGCGCCGCCTATGCGCTTCTGGGCGCGCAGAGGAACCTGCGCATCCTGGGCATCTTCACCCGGCTGGCGCAGCGCGAGGGCAAGCGGCGTTACCTCGCCTTCATGCCCCGGGTCTGGGACGCCATCCAGCGCGACCTGGCGCATCCGGCGCTGGCGCCGCTGGCCGAGGCCATGGCGGGCATCCCCGCGCCCACGCCCGAGGTGATCGAAAGGATCGCCGGATGA
- a CDS encoding nucleotidyltransferase family protein, producing the protein MSLPLMIFAAGKGTRMAPLTDSVPKPLIPVAGRTLLDRALDLGRAAGVGPVVVNIHHLGHQIRDHIGAQAAISDETDLLLDTGGGLRKALPLLGAGPVITMNPDVIWTGPNPISALLSAWREEMDALLMLVPIARTHGRQGGGDFSLGPGNRLIRKGDLVYGGAQIIRPDRLEEIPETVFSLNLLWDRLIAQGRAFGLVHAGEWCDVGRPDCIPLAEGLLGV; encoded by the coding sequence ATGAGCCTGCCGCTGATGATCTTTGCCGCGGGCAAGGGCACCCGCATGGCACCGCTGACCGATAGCGTGCCGAAGCCCTTGATCCCGGTTGCCGGCCGCACATTGCTGGACCGGGCGCTGGACCTGGGTCGCGCGGCCGGGGTCGGGCCGGTGGTGGTCAATATCCACCATCTCGGTCACCAGATCCGTGATCACATCGGCGCCCAGGCGGCGATTTCCGACGAGACAGACCTGCTGCTGGACACCGGCGGCGGCCTGCGCAAGGCCTTGCCCCTGCTGGGCGCCGGGCCTGTGATCACAATGAATCCCGACGTGATCTGGACCGGCCCGAACCCGATCTCGGCCCTGCTCTCGGCCTGGCGCGAGGAGATGGACGCGCTTTTGATGCTGGTGCCCATCGCCCGGACGCATGGCCGGCAGGGCGGCGGCGACTTCAGCCTCGGCCCCGGCAACCGCCTGATCCGCAAGGGCGATCTGGTCTATGGCGGCGCGCAGATCATCCGCCCCGACCGGCTGGAAGAGATCCCCGAGACGGTGTTCTCGCTGAACCTGCTCTGGGACCGGCTGATCGCCCAGGGCCGCGCCTTTGGCCTGGTCCATGCCGGGGAATGGTGCGACGTCGGCCGGCCCGACTGCATCCCGCTGGCCGAGGGGCTGCTCGGTGTTTGA
- the addB gene encoding double-strand break repair protein AddB — MFDWQGGLYALPCGADFAGAFAEGLIARMRHRPPQDMARVTVYANAGQSLLALRDALVWRGPLVLPRLRLIGDIGGGAATAPLARRLELGRLIDAALRAQPDLAQGQSVPELAASLAGLMAEMQLEGLDATALDRIDASEHAQHWGRALAFLKIAAGYYLTDPPQDRESRQRAAAERLAAAWARGEMLPEGPVLVAGSTGSHGATRDFMRAVARLPMGAVVLPGFDPDLPQPVWDSLDARAEDHPQARYAPFLAEFGPPRAWLPDAAPDPARNRLISLALRPAPVTDQWITEGPALGPLPPATANLTLIEAEQPGQEAEAIALIIRQAVERAEPVTLIAADRMLTRRVQSALDRWGIIPDDSAGQPLPLTAPGLFLRHIADLNGAELMIDGLLVLLKHPVTATGLGADYRRDHNRHSRDLELALRRNGPAFPDGAALRQWAERGDEKSKPWALWLAGLLDRIVPLARDRAPRPLAARLSELRALAEDLAAGPGGSADASELWGKAAGGLARSVLDHLAAHAALGHDLRPAEFRDLLHGELQAQAVRQDVAAHPLVRFRGPREARSEAVGRVILAGLNEGGWPQALPPDPWLSRPMRLAAGLTLPERRVGLSAHDFQQAAGAAQVILTRARRDAEAETIPARWLNRLTNLLGGLTAQDGPRALAEMRARGQGWLDLAEAQARPVQRLPRAARPSPIPPAPALAEMSVTEVRTLIRDPYAVYARRVLGLRALEPLRPEPDAADRGNALHEIMDRFLRGLPDLPETPEVMRDRLLVITDAVLAEQVPWPSARLFWRARIGGVADRLMADEAVRLQQGRPVLVETRGALAVPGADFRLTARPDRLDRLTDGRVQVYDYKSGKPPTDKQIAHFDKQLPLEAAMVELGGFPRLGPAEVAGISYIQLGGEGRTEPRDFGPGQALETWQGFVALIGLYLRGERGFTARLAMERSDHASDYDHLSRHGEWDASEAAVEERFADD, encoded by the coding sequence GTGTTTGACTGGCAAGGCGGCCTTTACGCCCTGCCCTGCGGTGCCGATTTCGCCGGCGCCTTTGCCGAGGGGCTGATCGCGCGGATGCGCCACCGCCCGCCGCAGGACATGGCGCGGGTGACGGTCTATGCCAACGCCGGCCAGTCGCTGCTGGCGTTGCGCGATGCGCTGGTCTGGCGCGGGCCGCTGGTGCTGCCGCGGCTGCGGCTGATCGGCGACATCGGCGGCGGCGCGGCGACCGCGCCCTTGGCCCGACGGCTGGAGCTGGGTCGGCTGATCGACGCCGCGCTGCGCGCCCAGCCCGACCTGGCGCAGGGCCAGTCGGTGCCGGAACTCGCGGCCTCGCTGGCCGGGCTGATGGCCGAGATGCAGCTGGAAGGGCTGGATGCCACGGCGCTGGATCGCATCGACGCCAGCGAACACGCCCAGCACTGGGGCCGGGCGCTGGCCTTCCTGAAGATCGCCGCTGGCTACTACCTGACCGACCCGCCGCAGGACCGCGAGAGCCGCCAGCGCGCCGCGGCCGAGCGGCTGGCGGCCGCCTGGGCGCGGGGCGAGATGCTGCCCGAGGGGCCGGTGCTGGTCGCCGGCTCGACCGGCTCGCATGGCGCGACGCGGGATTTCATGCGCGCCGTTGCCCGGCTGCCGATGGGCGCCGTGGTGCTGCCCGGTTTCGACCCCGACCTGCCGCAGCCGGTCTGGGACAGCCTCGACGCCCGGGCCGAGGATCACCCGCAGGCCCGCTATGCGCCCTTCCTGGCCGAATTCGGCCCGCCGCGCGCCTGGCTGCCGGATGCAGCCCCCGATCCCGCGCGCAACCGACTGATTTCCCTGGCGCTTCGCCCTGCCCCGGTCACCGACCAATGGATCACCGAGGGCCCGGCGTTGGGCCCCTTGCCGCCCGCCACCGCGAACCTGACCCTGATCGAGGCCGAGCAGCCCGGGCAAGAGGCCGAGGCCATCGCCCTCATCATCCGCCAGGCGGTGGAACGCGCCGAGCCCGTCACCCTGATCGCCGCCGACCGCATGCTGACCCGGCGCGTGCAATCGGCGCTGGACCGCTGGGGCATCATCCCGGACGACTCGGCCGGCCAGCCCCTGCCCCTGACCGCGCCGGGCCTGTTCCTGCGCCATATCGCCGACCTCAACGGGGCCGAGCTGATGATCGACGGGCTGTTGGTGCTGCTGAAGCATCCGGTCACCGCGACCGGCCTGGGCGCCGACTACCGCCGTGATCACAACCGCCACAGCCGTGACCTGGAGCTGGCGCTGCGCCGCAATGGCCCGGCCTTTCCCGATGGCGCGGCCCTGCGCCAATGGGCCGAGCGCGGCGACGAGAAAAGCAAGCCCTGGGCGCTGTGGCTGGCCGGTCTGCTGGACCGGATCGTGCCCCTGGCCCGCGACCGCGCGCCGCGCCCGCTGGCGGCGCGGCTCTCCGAATTGCGTGCCCTGGCCGAGGATCTGGCCGCCGGTCCGGGCGGCAGCGCCGATGCCTCCGAGCTTTGGGGCAAGGCCGCCGGCGGTCTGGCGCGCAGCGTGCTGGACCATCTGGCCGCCCATGCCGCCCTGGGCCACGACCTGCGCCCGGCCGAGTTCCGCGATCTGCTGCACGGGGAATTGCAGGCCCAGGCGGTGCGTCAGGACGTGGCCGCGCATCCGCTGGTCCGCTTCCGCGGCCCGCGCGAGGCCCGCTCCGAGGCGGTGGGCCGGGTCATCCTGGCCGGCCTGAACGAGGGCGGCTGGCCGCAGGCCCTGCCCCCGGACCCGTGGCTGTCGCGGCCGATGCGGCTGGCGGCCGGCCTGACCCTGCCCGAGCGGCGTGTGGGCCTGTCGGCGCATGACTTCCAGCAGGCCGCCGGCGCCGCGCAGGTGATCCTGACCCGCGCCCGCCGCGATGCCGAGGCCGAGACCATTCCGGCGCGCTGGCTGAACCGGCTGACCAACCTGCTGGGCGGCCTGACCGCGCAGGACGGCCCCCGCGCCCTGGCCGAGATGCGCGCGCGCGGTCAGGGCTGGCTGGACCTGGCCGAGGCCCAGGCCCGGCCGGTGCAGCGGCTGCCCAGGGCCGCGCGGCCCTCGCCGATCCCGCCCGCCCCGGCGCTGGCGGAAATGTCGGTGACCGAGGTCCGGACGCTGATCCGCGACCCCTATGCCGTCTATGCCCGCCGCGTGCTGGGCTTGCGGGCGCTCGAGCCCTTGCGCCCCGAACCCGACGCCGCCGACCGCGGCAATGCGCTGCACGAGATCATGGACCGCTTCCTGCGCGGCCTGCCCGACCTGCCGGAAACCCCCGAGGTGATGCGCGACCGCCTGCTTGTGATCACAGACGCGGTGCTGGCCGAACAGGTGCCCTGGCCCTCGGCCCGGCTGTTCTGGCGCGCGCGCATCGGTGGCGTCGCGGATCGGCTGATGGCGGACGAGGCGGTGCGGCTGCAACAGGGCCGCCCGGTGCTGGTCGAGACCCGTGGCGCGCTGGCGGTGCCCGGCGCCGATTTCCGCCTGACCGCGCGGCCCGACCGGCTGGACCGGCTGACGGATGGCCGGGTGCAGGTCTATGACTACAAATCCGGCAAGCCGCCAACCGACAAGCAGATCGCGCATTTCGACAAGCAGCTGCCGCTGGAGGCGGCAATGGTCGAGCTAGGCGGCTTTCCGCGCCTCGGCCCGGCCGAGGTCGCCGGCATCAGCTATATCCAGCTCGGTGGCGAGGGCAGGACCGAGCCGCGCGACTTCGGCCCCGGCCAAGCCCTTGAAACCTGGCAGGGTTTCGTGGCGCTGATCGGGCTTTACCTGCGCGGCGAGCGCGGCTTTACCGCCCGCCTGGCGATGGAGCGCAGCGACCATGCCAGCGATTACGACCACCTGTCGCGGCACGGCGAATGGGACGCCAGCGAAGCCGCCGTCGAGGAAAGATTCGCCGATGATTGA
- the addA gene encoding double-strand break repair helicase AddA, with translation MIDFDEATLAQVRAAEPLRSTWLTANAGSGKTRVLTDRVARLLLAGTAPERILCLTYTKAAASEMQNRLLKRLGEWAMLPEPALRAELARLGETAAPDLPAARRLFARAIETPGGLKVQTIHSFCAGVLRRFPIEAGVPHGFTELDDRSAALIRAEIIEDMAHEDHPALQDLLALHSGEKLDAFLAGLRGFDAPADRDALWAACGLAPDADMAGLLAQTFADGARVIPALIPHLLKSGPNDQKAAAKLAAGDWAQPGAAELAILESVLLNGAGAKEPFAPKYDSFPTKALRSGPCAGLMDDLAILMERVADARLPRIALAHAQKTLALHRFGHAFLSRYRAQKAAGGHLDFDDLIERTARLLSEGSMAQWVLFRLDGGIDHILVDEAQDTSPAQWQVIQRLTDEFTAGQGARDHMRSLFVVGDPKQSIYSFQGADIAVFEARRAGFAAGFEAVEQPMQVLELRHSFRSSPAILSLVDQVFAGDAARGLGDPPQHRAFRAAMPGRVDLWPAIPKPEKPAPGDWTDPVDKPAENAETTQLARAIAEGIAQMLGQPILDGKTGAVRRIRAGDVLILVQRRSDLFAEIIAALKSAGLPVAGADRLKLGGEIAVQDIRVLLSALATPEDDLSLAAVLRSPLFGLSEEQLYRLARGRKRGEYLWRRLRDSGHREAVEILSDLMGQTGFLRPYDLIQRLLIRHGGRARLIARLGPEAQDGIDELLSQALRYEASETPSLTGFLVWLAGGDVEVRRQPGSAGDGEGLIRVMTVHGSKGLESPIVIMPDCAKRRAPREAPVLPGADGLALWRGRKGERPDPVEALAEEQTRRQLEERKRLLYVGLTRAESWLIVAAAGETDAESWHGMVEAGFARSTLAERRIPSPWGEIRRLEWGDWPEAAPASPPRTRPVAEVPDWLSAPLPPVPVKRRPVAASALGGAKVIGGGAGDGDAAMLFGTRLHLLLEHLPGRDPAQWPALARDLLADAEGGLPGPDELAQLISEARAVTEAPELSQVFALPEGAALFRELALAAPVPGLGMVLGQIDRLVITGDRLLAVDYKSNREVPVGPGDVPLGILRQMAAYRAALRAIWPGHRIEMAVLWTATRSLMPLPDAQLDAVLAALDPGAAGA, from the coding sequence ATGATTGACTTCGACGAGGCGACGCTGGCGCAGGTGCGGGCGGCGGAACCCCTGCGCTCGACCTGGCTCACCGCCAATGCGGGCTCCGGCAAGACCCGGGTGCTGACCGACCGGGTGGCGCGGCTTCTGCTGGCCGGGACGGCGCCGGAACGCATCCTGTGCCTGACCTATACCAAGGCCGCCGCCAGCGAGATGCAGAACCGCCTGCTGAAGCGCCTGGGCGAATGGGCCATGCTGCCCGAGCCCGCGCTGCGCGCCGAACTGGCGCGGCTGGGCGAAACAGCCGCCCCCGACCTGCCCGCCGCGCGGCGGCTGTTCGCGCGGGCCATCGAGACGCCGGGCGGGCTGAAGGTGCAGACCATCCACAGCTTCTGCGCCGGTGTCTTGCGCCGCTTTCCGATCGAGGCCGGCGTGCCGCATGGCTTCACCGAACTCGACGACCGCAGCGCCGCGCTGATCCGCGCCGAGATCATCGAGGACATGGCGCATGAGGATCATCCCGCCTTGCAAGACCTGCTGGCGCTGCATTCGGGCGAGAAGCTCGACGCTTTCCTGGCCGGTCTGCGGGGGTTCGATGCCCCCGCGGACCGGGACGCGCTCTGGGCGGCCTGCGGTCTGGCCCCGGACGCCGACATGGCCGGGCTGCTGGCCCAGACCTTCGCGGATGGCGCGCGGGTGATCCCGGCGCTGATCCCGCATCTGCTGAAATCGGGACCCAACGACCAGAAGGCGGCGGCGAAGCTGGCGGCCGGCGACTGGGCGCAGCCGGGCGCGGCGGAACTCGCGATCCTGGAATCGGTGCTGCTGAACGGGGCAGGGGCCAAGGAGCCCTTTGCGCCGAAATACGACAGCTTCCCGACCAAGGCGCTGCGCAGCGGCCCCTGCGCCGGGCTGATGGACGACCTGGCGATCCTGATGGAGCGGGTGGCCGATGCCCGCCTGCCGCGCATCGCCCTGGCCCATGCCCAGAAAACCCTGGCGCTGCACCGCTTCGGCCACGCCTTCCTGTCCCGCTATCGCGCGCAGAAGGCGGCGGGCGGGCATCTGGACTTCGACGACCTGATCGAGCGCACGGCGCGGCTCTTGTCCGAAGGCAGCATGGCGCAATGGGTGCTGTTCCGGCTGGACGGCGGCATCGACCACATCCTGGTCGATGAGGCGCAGGACACCAGCCCGGCGCAATGGCAGGTGATCCAGCGCCTGACCGACGAATTCACCGCCGGGCAGGGCGCGCGTGATCACATGCGCAGCCTTTTCGTGGTCGGCGACCCGAAACAGTCGATCTACAGCTTCCAGGGCGCCGACATCGCCGTTTTCGAGGCGCGCCGCGCCGGTTTCGCCGCCGGGTTCGAGGCGGTCGAGCAACCGATGCAGGTGCTGGAGCTGCGCCATTCCTTCCGCAGCTCGCCCGCCATCCTGTCGCTGGTCGACCAGGTCTTTGCCGGCGATGCGGCGCGGGGCCTGGGCGACCCGCCGCAGCACCGCGCCTTTCGCGCCGCCATGCCCGGCCGGGTCGACCTGTGGCCGGCGATCCCCAAGCCCGAGAAGCCCGCGCCCGGCGACTGGACCGACCCGGTGGACAAGCCGGCCGAGAACGCGGAGACCACGCAGCTGGCCCGCGCCATTGCCGAAGGCATCGCCCAGATGCTGGGCCAGCCGATCCTGGACGGCAAGACCGGCGCGGTGCGCCGCATCCGGGCCGGCGATGTGCTGATCCTGGTGCAGCGCCGCTCGGACCTGTTCGCCGAGATCATCGCGGCGCTGAAATCCGCCGGCCTGCCGGTCGCCGGCGCCGACCGGCTGAAGCTGGGCGGCGAGATCGCGGTGCAGGACATCCGCGTGCTGCTCTCGGCGCTCGCCACGCCCGAGGACGACCTGTCGCTGGCCGCCGTCCTGCGCTCGCCGCTGTTCGGCCTCAGCGAGGAACAGCTTTACCGCCTGGCCCGCGGCCGCAAGCGCGGCGAATACCTGTGGCGGCGGCTGCGCGATTCGGGCCATCGCGAGGCGGTCGAGATCCTGTCGGACCTGATGGGCCAGACCGGCTTCCTGCGCCCCTATGACCTGATCCAGCGCCTGCTGATCCGCCATGGCGGCCGCGCGCGGCTGATCGCGCGGTTGGGCCCCGAGGCACAGGACGGCATCGACGAGCTTCTGTCGCAGGCGCTGCGTTATGAAGCCAGCGAGACGCCTTCGCTGACCGGCTTCCTGGTCTGGCTGGCCGGCGGCGATGTCGAGGTGCGCCGCCAGCCCGGCAGCGCCGGCGATGGCGAGGGGCTGATCCGGGTGATGACCGTGCATGGCTCGAAGGGGCTGGAAAGCCCCATCGTCATCATGCCCGATTGCGCCAAGCGCCGCGCCCCCCGCGAGGCGCCGGTGCTGCCGGGCGCGGATGGCCTGGCGCTGTGGCGCGGCCGCAAGGGTGAGCGGCCGGACCCGGTCGAGGCACTGGCCGAGGAACAGACCCGCCGCCAGCTCGAGGAAAGGAAGCGCCTGCTCTATGTCGGCCTGACCCGGGCCGAAAGCTGGCTGATCGTCGCCGCGGCCGGCGAGACCGATGCCGAAAGCTGGCATGGCATGGTCGAGGCCGGCTTTGCCCGCAGCACCTTGGCTGAGCGCCGCATCCCGTCGCCCTGGGGCGAGATCCGGCGCCTGGAATGGGGCGACTGGCCCGAGGCGGCGCCCGCCAGCCCGCCCCGGACCCGGCCCGTGGCCGAGGTGCCCGACTGGTTGTCGGCACCGCTGCCGCCGGTGCCCGTGAAGCGGCGCCCGGTGGCGGCGTCGGCCCTGGGCGGCGCCAAGGTGATCGGCGGCGGGGCAGGGGATGGCGATGCCGCGATGCTGTTCGGCACCCGGCTGCACCTGCTTCTGGAGCATCTGCCCGGCCGCGACCCCGCCCAATGGCCGGCGCTGGCCCGCGACCTGCTGGCCGATGCCGAGGGCGGGCTGCCCGGCCCGGACGAGCTGGCGCAGCTGATTTCGGAGGCCCGCGCCGTGACCGAGGCGCCCGAGCTTTCCCAGGTCTTCGCCCTGCCCGAAGGCGCCGCGCTTTTCCGCGAACTGGCACTGGCTGCGCCGGTGCCGGGCCTTGGCATGGTGCTGGGCCAGATCGACCGGCTTGTGATCACAGGGGACCGGCTACTGGCGGTGGACTACAAGTCGAACCGCGAGGTGCCCGTCGGCCCCGGAGACGTGCCGCTGGGCATCCTGCGCCAGATGGCCGCCTATCGCGCCGCGCTGCGGGCGATCTGGCCCGGCCACCGGATCGAGATGGCCGTGCTGTGGACGGCGACGCGCAGCCTGATGCCGCTGCCCGACGCGCAGCTGGATGCGGTGCTGGCGGCCCTTGACCCCGGTGCCGCGGGTGCCTAG
- the trxA gene encoding thioredoxin, translating to MAKTQAVTDADFDSEVRQSATPVVVDFWAEWCGPCRQIGPSLEELAAEYQGRVKIVKVNVDENPESPAALGVRGIPALFLFKDGQVVSNKIGAAPKAALKAWIDDSI from the coding sequence ATGGCCAAGACCCAAGCCGTTACCGACGCCGATTTCGACAGCGAAGTGCGCCAGTCCGCGACCCCCGTCGTCGTGGATTTCTGGGCGGAGTGGTGCGGCCCCTGCCGGCAGATCGGCCCCTCGCTGGAAGAGCTGGCGGCCGAGTACCAGGGCCGCGTCAAGATCGTCAAGGTGAACGTGGACGAGAACCCGGAAAGCCCGGCCGCCCTGGGCGTGCGCGGCATCCCGGCGCTGTTCCTGTTCAAGGACGGCCAGGTGGTCTCGAACAAGATCGGCGCCGCGCCCAAGGCCGCGCTGAAGGCCTGGATCGACGATTCGATCTGA
- the hslV gene encoding ATP-dependent protease subunit HslV gives MAQEKFPGWHGTTILAVRRGGKVVVAGDGQVSVGQTVMKGTARKVRRLKPGGHDVVVGFAGSTADAFTLLERLEKKLEAAPGQLARACVDLAKDWRMDKYLRNLEAMLIVTDGREIFVVTGAGDVLEPEHDVAAIGSGGNYALAAARGLMESDLDAEAVARRAMAIAADICVYTNGNLTVEVLG, from the coding sequence ATGGCGCAGGAGAAGTTTCCCGGCTGGCACGGCACCACCATCCTGGCGGTGCGGCGCGGCGGCAAGGTCGTCGTCGCCGGCGACGGCCAAGTCAGCGTCGGCCAGACGGTGATGAAGGGCACGGCGCGCAAGGTGCGCCGGCTGAAGCCGGGCGGGCATGACGTGGTGGTGGGCTTCGCCGGCTCGACCGCCGATGCCTTCACCCTGCTCGAGCGGCTGGAGAAGAAGCTGGAGGCGGCGCCCGGACAACTGGCGCGGGCCTGCGTCGATCTGGCCAAGGACTGGCGCATGGACAAGTATCTGCGCAATCTCGAGGCCATGCTGATCGTCACCGACGGGCGCGAGATCTTTGTCGTGACCGGCGCCGGCGACGTGCTGGAGCCCGAGCATGACGTGGCCGCCATCGGCTCGGGCGGGAACTACGCGCTGGCAGCGGCGCGCGGGCTGATGGAAAGCGACCTGGATGCCGAGGCGGTGGCGCGGCGCGCCATGGCGATCGCGGCGGACATCTGCGTCTATACCAATGGCAACCTGACGGTCGAGGTTCTGGGCTGA
- the hslU gene encoding ATP-dependent protease ATPase subunit HslU, whose amino-acid sequence MSDLTPREIVSELDRFIIGQKDAKRAVAVALRNRWRRRQLGDDLRDEVYPKNILMIGPTGVGKTEISRRLAKLARAPFLKVEATKFTEVGYVGRDVEQIIRDLADAAIVETRERMREEVKARAHKSAEDRVVAALAGEGAREQTKQMFRDKLKRGELDDTVIELEVQDNSNPFGMMEVPGQPMGGMMDLSGLMKAFGGRRVRRKVSVAESYELLIAEEADKLLDDEAVKAAALEAVQENGIVFIDEIDKVATRTDARGGDVSREGVQRDLLPLIEGTTVSTKYGPVKTDHILFIASGAFHIAKPSDLLPELQGRLPIRVELRALTEDDFIRILTETDNALTRQYTALMATEGVTVTFAEDGVRALARIAAEVNGSVENIGARRLYTVIERVFEELSFSAPDRSGESVLVDAGFVETHLGDLARSTDLSRYVL is encoded by the coding sequence ATGAGTGACCTGACACCGCGCGAGATCGTGTCCGAGCTGGACCGGTTCATCATTGGCCAGAAGGACGCCAAGCGCGCCGTGGCCGTGGCGCTGCGCAACCGCTGGCGGCGCCGGCAGTTGGGCGACGACCTGAGGGACGAGGTCTATCCCAAGAACATCCTGATGATCGGCCCGACCGGCGTCGGCAAGACCGAGATCAGCCGCCGGCTGGCCAAGCTGGCCCGCGCACCGTTTCTGAAGGTCGAGGCGACCAAGTTCACCGAGGTCGGCTATGTCGGCCGCGACGTCGAGCAGATCATCCGCGACCTGGCCGATGCCGCCATCGTCGAGACCCGCGAGCGCATGCGCGAGGAGGTCAAGGCCCGCGCCCACAAGTCGGCCGAGGATCGCGTCGTCGCGGCCCTGGCGGGCGAAGGCGCGCGCGAGCAGACCAAGCAGATGTTCCGCGACAAGCTGAAGCGCGGCGAGTTGGACGACACCGTGATCGAGCTGGAGGTGCAGGACAATTCCAACCCCTTCGGCATGATGGAGGTGCCGGGCCAGCCGATGGGCGGGATGATGGACCTGTCGGGGCTGATGAAGGCCTTTGGCGGCCGGCGGGTGCGGCGCAAGGTCAGCGTGGCCGAAAGCTATGAACTGCTGATCGCGGAAGAAGCCGACAAGCTTCTGGACGACGAGGCGGTGAAGGCCGCCGCGCTGGAGGCGGTGCAGGAAAACGGCATCGTCTTCATCGACGAGATCGACAAGGTGGCGACGCGCACCGATGCGCGCGGCGGCGACGTCTCGCGCGAGGGCGTGCAGCGCGACCTGCTGCCGCTGATCGAGGGCACCACGGTTTCCACCAAATACGGGCCGGTGAAGACCGACCATATCCTGTTCATCGCCTCGGGCGCCTTCCACATCGCCAAGCCCTCGGACCTGTTGCCGGAATTGCAGGGGCGCTTGCCGATCCGGGTGGAATTGCGCGCCCTGACCGAGGATGATTTCATCCGCATCCTGACCGAGACCGACAATGCCCTGACCCGGCAATATACCGCGCTGATGGCGACCGAGGGCGTCACCGTCACCTTCGCCGAGGACGGCGTGCGGGCGCTGGCCCGGATCGCGGCCGAGGTGAACGGCTCGGTCGAGAACATCGGCGCGCGGCGGCTTTACACCGTCATCGAGCGGGTGTTCGAGGAGCTGTCCTTCAGCGCGCCCGACCGCTCGGGCGAGAGCGTGCTGGTCGATGCCGGCTTCGTCGAGACGCATCTGGGCGACCTCGCGCGCTCGACCGATCTGTCGCGTTACGTGCTCTAG
- a CDS encoding PLDc N-terminal domain-containing protein, with protein sequence MSYILGIIIFALDVWAIASIINTNETTTTKLIWIALVAILPVVGLIIWWLAGPKANYG encoded by the coding sequence ATGAGCTATATTCTCGGCATCATCATCTTCGCTTTGGATGTCTGGGCGATCGCCTCGATCATCAACACCAATGAGACCACCACGACCAAGCTGATCTGGATCGCGCTGGTCGCCATCCTGCCGGTGGTCGGGCTGATCATCTGGTGGCTGGCCGGGCCCAAGGCGAATTACGGCTAG